CATATCAGGGCTCACAGGATTAGGGTCAAAAGAGTATAAGGGGAAAATTCTCTATTGTTTGATCCTCTAATGTCACAACTGTATTTTTTGCATTCTTCCATGGGCAGAGCTTACATCAACAGGCATCCTTCAAAGTGAGCACAATAACACAATATTACCTTAAAAAGTTACAGCTGGTAGTGAGAGACAAGCTAGTTTCCTTGCACTTAGGGCTCAAAAACGTGTCCTTCACACATAGTTCAAAGAGGGCCCTCTATGGGGAAGGGTACAGGAACCCTCCTTGTGTCTTATGGAGAGACAGCAGTATGACTCAACTGCCTTTCCTTTAGTTTCAGAGGCCCCCAGGACGATAATCTCTCTATGCTTACTGCTGCAATCTACACTGATCTAGATAGCACCCACAGGGGAAAGGAGAAATTGATAATCATAGAGCCGAACAACAAACCTGGACTATCCACCAATTATTCTGAATAGGATGATTTTGTATTTCCTCCATTGTTTTTGTAAATGTTCCTTTTCTTTACTTATAGTTCATATGCTAGTCTACAGCTGTGTATAGCATCCTTATTAACAGCATAAGAAGCTCTATCCCTCATTTTTCACATTATATGGCCCTAGCAACCTACTTCAGTCTAGACTTACACTCCACATAAGAGTTTCATGTAATTTAGATGAAAGTAATGAACATGTCATTCTCACTTACTTTCAGTAAAAATTGTTTTCCCCTCACTTCAGTTTTGTGTCACTGTAGAAGCAAATGTCAGACACAGCATTTCCAAACCAGAGAATGGGCTGACAGCAGTGACAACCTATTTATTGGACTTGCTGTTACAACTGATTTGTAGTAAGGTGTGGAAGCACTTGGCTCACTACATGGGTGTACTCATTCCTGTAtttcagggtgggggaggagtaaGGGGTGAAGAAACTGCTGCTCCACAACATGCCAGAAAGAAAACTGACTCTTCCCCtttcaccttttaaaataaaatgatagcTACCATAAAGAGTTTATAGGGGCCCTAAAAAGTTTAGACTCCATATAGCATTTCTCCTGCTCCTACCTTTCTTTcataaaaaaacaaccaaaagtgCTGTACATTCCATGCTAGACAGATTACATCCCTACAGTGCATCCGGTGTTTGCAAACTTCAGAAATAAAATTTCCCACCTGAGCGTCCCACAAAGCAGCCCAATAAAGCTGCAGCCTGTTGGGgccaacacagctaactacctctctgtaaATGATTATGTCAGGAGCTTTCACACAAAAGCCAGCTTTGGTTAGGGAAGTACCCTATCAGTGTTATATTTTCTAAACAACAAAAGCATGACTAAAAATCACAAAGAAATCCTGTGCACTCACATCTGTCCAGTTAGCCTGCTGTTCCTGGCTATAGGAAGTTATGCAATAAGCCACTATATCAATCTTACTGAAAAACAGATGTAATCCATTTGAATCACAAAAAGGAGGCACCAGCTAAAATAAAAACCTATCCTTTGAAATCCTGAGTTGTTGTGTGGATTTAATCATATATATCACTTGTAGTCCTCAGACGCATGAAGAAGTGTATTACTTAAAGAGCAAAATAAACCCCCAAAACACAAGTCATTTTGTCATTACTTGGGTGTATGATCAAAACAatctgttgtttttaaacaatgaTGATATTAtaactcttggggggggggggacatttgCTCTGTATCTGTCATTGGCAATGAAATCAAAGTGCTTCACCATGCCCAATTCAAAATATCTTTGGAATCTTTAAACACCAGTCTTCTATGTTCTGGCAAGTTTTTATGATGAGGcgcaaaagggaaaaaatatggtGTAAATCTCACATCAGGCAACAACCAAGCTGCCAAGTACCACCCAGCTCATGTGACCCAGGCATTTGAAAACACTGAGCACTCACACTCATCTAGGCTTCAGGAATGGCCTGCATCACTGCAGTGGGACATCAGGGGCATGTATCACCTGCAGAGCAGTCAGATTCTTCACCCCTTTGCCATCATCTGATGAAATCGGCTATACCCTATCAAAGCTAAtgctctctgaacaagttagtctgtaATGTGCCatcttccctgccctctgccctttTCTTTAGTAAGGGAGGAAGAAGTAGCCAAGAAAAAGAAGGCAGCAGCTCCACAAAACCCCAATAGCTAACAACATCCTTAAGACTAGCCCTACACTGGCTGATCAATTAAATTCTATTCTGCACCCAATCCCACCAATAGGCACTTGGTTCTGCACATTACAAAGCCGAAATACTGTTTTTGTGGCTCCTAGAAACCATGGGTATGTTTGTATGACTCTAAAGGAAGGGAGATGAAATGCAGGAGCTTGTCTCTGACTAGTTTGTCCTTGATTCACATCCTTAAGAAACCCAACACTTTGGCAAATTGCTAATGGTTAAGATTGATGTTTATCACCTCCTTTGGGTGCCAAGACTTCTAATTTAACTATATAATTCAGTTTGCTTACTTGAGCATTGACATTTTGGTTGAAAGCCTGTCGCAAGACCAGGGTGAGTCCTTTTGTCACATTCTCTTTTAAGGAACCACTGATCAGCAGCCTTCTTGTGTTCAGAAGCAAAACTGTTGAACAACACCAAGATACACATTAGCCTGAAACATCAACATGCTACTGTTTTCTTGATTTTATTTCCTTCTAATTTTCATCACAGTCATCTATCTGGACCAAGTTCTGTGACAATCAAGTAAGAAACCCTTTGTTATGCACCGGTTGCATAGGAGCTCAGCCCAAGCCCAGAGCTCTCCAGTGTTCAGAGTAGATACTTCTGTTGCTGTGGGGAGCAAGGGCTAAAACTGCAGCACTTTCTACAATCACTGAGTCTTTTTCAGTGAATTACACTATGACCAGGTAATCTGAAAGTAGATTAATGGAACCTTCCAACATGACTGAAATGACATTGCCTCACAGGATTCAAAGTACAAGGAAGTACACGTGGAAGAATATACACTGCATTTTCATAAACAGAGACCTAATTACCCTTTCTCTGTTTCAGGATTAAAGCAAACCAAAATGGCCTTTAATTCCCATGATTACTTTCACTGAGGAAGTGTTCAAGGATGTTGTGATTAATTTTATCAACCTAAGGAAAAGACTGAAGCATTTTTCAAATAATTTACAGAAAGACTCAATATCCTTAGCTGCATCCTGGATATCCCAGACCAGACATGCCTTATTCTTATCACATGCTTTGTCTTCCTGCAGACACAGCTGTTGTAAATGTGTCATCTCTGGTGATATTTAGCAGCACAGACACATCAATAACACTAGTGTCTGTCCAAGGATTTTACTCTTCCCAATCTCCCCCTCATCTTGTGCGGGTATGAATTTGTAAAGCCTTTATTTTacccctcccctttccttttcTACATCTTAAAATAAGGTACCTGATGTAGTGCTACCCTTTGCTATCAATGTGAACCATTACATTGTCAGGGAATGATTTTTGAAGAGCCATTCAGTTTAGTGTTCTTAAGAGAGATTTTTTCCTTAACGTTAAGCCAAGCTTAGAGCCATGACAAATGGTACTACGATTAGAGACGTAGTATGATGATAAATAACAACAAGAACATCATTTGGAGATTAATTATATTAAATGTTAAGCACTATTTTGAAATATATCTTTATACAGGAGAGCAATGTACCATGCCAGAACAGGTCAAAAGCCTCATTAGTACAATAACTTGCCTTAGCCAATGACTTAGACCTTTTGCtgcagcagaggggaaaaaactaCCATTATGTACTCAACTTACAGTATAATAAAGAAAGTAAACCTTTCAGAGTCTTGCAATGGTCTGCAAAACCACAGAGCATGGAACTGGAGGACCTCATTTTATCATGTAAAAGTATTAATGAAAATCTACATTTGTCCACATTTACTTGCTGGTGACTCTCTAGTTGGCTAGTTAGTGGACTCATCACTGCAGTACCTAATCCCCAAATTGGTGACCCAAGCCCTTAATTTAATGAGTAAATTAACAAACATTTAAACATTGTTTCTACTTATTGTGAACTGTATATCAtacaaaaacaatatttttctggTCAAACCAAACTCATCTGATAGCCTTACCTGTTTTAACCATAAGGTTCCTGGACTGCTGGCATTCCAAGGCAGGAACTGCAGTCGTGTTAGCAAAAGCTGCGCTTGAAgttgcaggagcagcagaagtGCTTTCCACTGGGGTAGGAGGAAGCCTAGTTGTTTTCGCTGATGCTGTAATAGATGTCAAAGCTGCTGTAATTGTCAGTGGGTAGGGAGTTGATGTTTTGGTGATTTCTGAGCTTGTGATTTTCATGGTGTCAGGTACTGTTGTTTCTATCTGTCTTGGTGTATGTGTTGTGGATCCTAGTGTGGAACCTGGGACTCTGCTAACTTTAGAGGTTAGAAATATAGTAGCAGTGCGTGGGGGTGACATAGATATGTTTCTTGGTGCAAATGGAAAGCCTGTGTGTGTTGCTACTGAGTTTAGAATCGATGTCATTTTTGTGGCAGTGTTATTTTTTGCAAGTGTTGATATCAGTGTGCTTAATGCCATCACAGGTGGCAGGGGTGTGTTTTCAGTGCCTAGAGAAAACAAGGATGAAGTTGGCACTGGTGAAGTTGGAGCTGATTCTCCTGTAAATGGTTTTGCTTCTGAAGTTCCTACTGTAGGTATTGCACCAGGAGACACTGAAGATAACACTGTAATGACAGAATGGGTAAAGTTGGTTGTTGACAAAAAAGCAGAAGTTAGTGGTGTTGGTGATTCATGGACAGAAGTTATGATGACTGACTGCAAAGCACTGGTGGTAGGTGTTTGCAATGGGGCGCCCTCAGTAACTTCATTAGGTACAGGAACTAATATAGTTGGATTTTGGACAATAGTAGTCAGCTGGCTAGATGGTTCTGAAAGAGAGTTATTTGAAAAGTCCCTCTGATTTCCAGGAGTCATGTATTCTTCTGTAATAGGACTGGATATCAATGCTGAGCTTGAGGATGATTTGACTACTAGAGAGGGAGAAATTGTTGGTTGTGTATCACTGATAACTATTTCATTATCAGCTGAAACAGCCCAGTTGCCAGTGAATTGAGAAGCCAGTCCGAGTTCAGATGGTGTTGAATATAAAGTATTTGTTGAAGAGACTTTTTCAGCATTAGCTGTATCAGAACTCAGCATGCTAGAAACAGTGCTCATACCATTAGCTGCAAAATCCTTAGCTGCTGGCACAAACACATGCACTGATGTTTCAGATTTTGAGGTGAGATTAACATCCCTGCTGGTAAACAATTTAGTGACATTTTGAGGTGTGTTGATATGCTTTTCTGACTGAGCTGCAGGTATTACcatagtgggggaaggggatgaatATTGAACAGTAGACATTTCTAAAGCAGATGAATACAGGTTAAAGTTTGTGAAATTTTTAGTCTTGATTCCAACAACAGGTGAAAATGAAGAATTATGATTTGATGTTGCAGAGGTATAGGTTGCTGAAGTCAGAGAGATGGTTGTTTGTTTGCTCCTAATGTTATTTATTTGCTGTTGTAGATGCGAGATGGCTGAATCTATGCCACGATAATCAGTTTCTAATGAAGAAGTGCTTGGAATAACTTCTGTTATTGCCATTTTGGCTGTTTCTTTTGTTGAAGAACCACTAGAAATCAAGGCTGTAAGGGGCCATTTAGAAGCTAAAGCTGAGGCTTTTGGAGATTTTGTAGTATCTAAACTGTTTTCTGGGACAGCAGTTGAAATAGAGACGGTTGAGGCTTTGCTGAATGTAGTTTCTGTCACTGGAACATATGGCGACAATTTATAGAGTTCTGAGGACACAATAGGAGTAAATGCATTTGAAtaacttgcatttgaaaactgacCACTGGTAACTTCAGATTTATTTAAGGGTGGTAGATGTAAGTATTCTGTACGTGGCGTGACAATGGTAGATGCTTCCACGTTGCTTTCTTCATTATCTATTAAATCTGCCAGACTTTGTCCATTAGGACTTGAAACCTGTGAAGTTTTAGAATTATAAAGAGCAGATGTCTTTATGATAGCGTGTATAAATTTTGAAAAGCCTGCAGTGGAAGTCGCCAATGATGTAACAGGTGTAAGAGGACTCATGCTTTCTGTTTGCAAAATTCTTTCAAGCATTGTTGTTCTTGTGGTGTGTTCACTAGCAGGCGATTCTGAAGGAGGTCTGGAGTATTGAGAATCGTGTGGCACGACACGGTTAGCTTCCATGTTGGTGTATATTTTGGCTACAGTATCTCTTGTAAAAGATCGATAGGCTGCTGCTCTCATTGAAGAAACATCAGAAAGTTGTGGTGGTTCAAACTCAGTTGGTAGCATGGCATTAGCTTCAGGAGGTGCATGAGTTACTTCCTTTGAAAAAACCTCATTGGCTGACACTGTTGAATGAGGTAATGAAATATTTACTAGTGAGAACATCAATGTGTTCTCATAATTTGTAGCATTTTTAATAAGTGCTGTAATATTAGAGGTCTGATTTGCCTTAGTTATTAAGGAAGTCGTTGTATCTGTTGAATAGGGGAGGGTGGCATTTTTAACAAGAAAATCTGATTCATTTGCTGGTGCTGGAAATACTGCATTGCTAGTGTTTAGTGCATctgtaaaaaatgtttttggcatTGTGAAGGAAGACTTATTTTCTGTTGAATGGGAGACTCCCAATGGACTCACAGAAGCTGGTGAAAGAAATACTGGCCTGAGAGAACCTAGCATGTCATTAGTCAATGCTGAAGAAGACTGATGACTTGTCACTTTCAGTAATGTGTGTAGAAAATCCATAGTATGGAGGAATAAAGTATTATTCGTGTAAATTTCTGATTTATTCTTAAAGATTTCTGGTGACACAGTTAGACTGCTATAATTCTCTTTGTCAGTCACCACTGCTTTGAATGGCTGATTGGAAAGATTTTCTCTAGAAGATGACACATCATCTCTTGAATGAGACAAGGACGTTCTTCGTATAGGAAGCCATGATGCACTTTTGGAAGCTACTGGTTGGGAGGATGGATATAACATTACTGACAGAGGAGCAGAAGTGTGTAAAGATAAGAAGGCAGTACTTTCTAAGGGTGACTCCCTTGCCAGTGTCTTTGTCAAATGCACCATCGTTGATCCAAAGATATTAAGAGATGTCGTACCTGTAAGCAGTCTGGGCCCTTTTCTTGATAATGTGTGATTCACTGTGCTGGGATTTACAGCAGTGCCCACACTTCGTGAGTTGCCCCTGTTTGCACTAACGTGAGAACTACTTGAATCTCTGTTGATGGAACTTTCAGTGTCTGTGGATAAAGGCACTTTGGTGGGTAGCACAGTAGACTTAGCAAAGATAATGGTATGAGGTGATGAAGAAAATGATGGTGATGGAACAGTTGAAGGAATGCCTGATCCTGGTGTGCTTTCTTTTGAAATGGAGGGTGTATCTAATGATATTAGCTGAGATGGCACAGCAGTACTTGAATGTGTCACTGATGGTGTTGTGGACAATGTGGCAAACATACTGAGTTGAGGCAAACCTGATACAGCAGCTTTTTCATCTGCATCTTGAGATGATGGTCTGAATGGTGATTCAGCTGAAActtcagcaggctcctgggaTGCACTATTACCACTGCCCTGGTAAAGAGCTGGTGAAAAATTGGTTTGATCCATAATTCTGGTACGTGTGCCAGTGAGAGTTGTTTTTATCATCTGAAGCAAGTTTGCATTCTCCAGGGTCTGTCCCATCGAAATGTCAGCCACTGAGGAGGACTTAATATCCATGGAAGGCCATGTTGGTGATAATCTAGATCTCCAGTTGGCAAGAGACTTTGTAGAGGGAGCAACATTTATTTGCTGTTGTTTGGTACCTGTAAAACAATAATTTAAATgaatgtttaaaagaaaaaaaattgaaagagtAACCTTGGTGCACTACACCAGTGAGCATGAATAAGAAATGCATAATCCTAGGCAAAGTTAGAGTGAATCACTTCTTCGTGTTCAAAGGACACCATAAATCAGAGAAAGCATCATATATTAATGTAAAAAGTATAATGTAAGAGAACATAAACCTCTCAAGTTGTTTCACTGTACTGAAAATTATAAGACAGGCCATGTTTTATAGACAGtgataatgaaaaataattactGATATTGCTCATAAGCCAAGATGACTTAACCTTCTAGAAAGTATCTCGTTGTGCTTGAGACAACCCAAAGTTTCTATCAGTCATACTTTGTCAAAACAGTATGTGTGAAGTTTAGCCTTTACAAAGGGAATGGATTCTGACAACCAGGCATCACTGATTTGGCATGCTCTGTGAAATGGGAATAGAATCAGTACTGGCTGGGTTCCTCTATGAAGCATCTGTAGGTGTTTGTCTTGCCAGTTCTGATAATATGTGTAATTATACTCAGAGAAGCAAGACAATATAACAGGGATGAAAATGAAAGGAAGGGGTAGTATTAAAACAAATGAGGAAATCAAACTTTAGCTAGTATGCATACAGATGTATAACACATCATCACTAGCACCAATTTATTTAGCATTCACCACCATAATGATACTTctaggctttgttttcttaaaatgATGACAGctagtttttaaaaagtcatagCTTAGAAAACCTTTCAttcctttttaatttaaagattATGTCTCAGTCAAGATTAATTTTAaagggggtttgttttttttcccatgaaaTACATCAGCTAAAGCTTGGCAGTGCCATTTGCCATTACAGCATAAGCCAAATGGTGGCCCAGCCTACGTACCTATGTAGAGGTATAAAAGGGAGTACTCCCCTCCTCCCTGAACAAGGAGTGAGCAAGGACACTACAGATGTAACATTGGAGGAAGTCTCACTGGTGTGCGTGTATGTGCGCATGCACGTGAGTGTGCAGAACCAGATGTGGGGGGATGCGGGGGGTgttgcactggtgcacttgcaccccctttcATTCCcactccacccaaaatttaaaaccaacttcctggcagtggcagcagcatttctagtcagacagggtgctgacagacgtggaagaaaaaaaaaccccatgctttACCGGAAACAGCAGGGGATTACTTCAGTCTGGCTTCACAGCTtttgtatagatcaggcgcttcagcagggcttcttGGCACCTTTAGCTAAAggtaattcaatcagctattagataaaagcaccaaaaaagcccctctACAAACCGCATCTCTACAAACATTGAGAAAGCCAGGTgcaactaacatgctgcctcttctgggtgtgTGCTGGGTTTGGCGTGGCAAATTTAAAGTAAAGggaattttgctttttttttctccacgtCTGCATGAGGGAGTCaactgatttcatggctcattataatctacctgatcctttCTAAATTCTTGATTCCAGAACcattaacaaccctctcttctttttaatggtcttgatgtttcacgaATCAACGTATCCTTTGtcctgcaattctgctgtttgttCGCTGCTCCTGATAAAGAAGCTCCTATATCACatccctgcagattgtttttaatttattctaatgaagttatatttgttttgcttcatTCTTAAGCCaacacagccctaggcccctaaaatattagtaaagcttctagtttatttttaactggagaaaaatgtgttgtttctaTGTGTGATGGTGCACCTCACCATGtgcaccccttttcaaaattctagatctgcctacgtgtgtgcgcgcacacgcaTAGAAAGTTTTGCTCCTCTCTGAGACTCAGTTCTTTCCTTGTGTTGCACCTGTGCTGCTCACCACCCAGTTGTCTTCCCCATATGCATGCCTCAGAGTAGATAGGCATAGTAGCTCCTTTCAGCATTAAATGCTTTAGCAGTAACATATTTCATCTAAATCAGGTCATGTCATGTCCAACACAACATTTTCTCAATGACCAGGCTTTTATCATCCAGTTCAAAATTGTATTGAATCACAGGGGGGAAAggctaatttttttctttgctctaaCTTAAGCTGTAAATGAAACATGCaacaaattattttagaaaaGCAGGATagtcagaaagagaaaagcaaaaagatACTGTCCATGAAAAAGGAAAGCTTGGGTGTCCTTCCACAGTACAGGCTGTATAACATTACTTAGGAGTAAATTTGGTAAAATAATCATACTTACAAAAGGGATAGATAGTGGCCCTAGGTATAAGCCATGGTGCCTAAGCCATGTTACACCAAGGAGAGCCCTCATATTGtcagttttaaacattttgaagGGTTACAAAAATTGTTCCTTGTTTGACTGACAAAAAGATGTCTTGTGCctacaaaggctagggacagagttgcatataaaccagtttaagtgatcagaaactggtttaaacctgtaacggaacaagagttcagtgcacataaaccagtttcaaaatggctgaaactggtttaagataaacctggttgaatgtagtatcagacttaactgatttgggtcaaactggtttatgcaacttctgtcctagaccccttcttggtttaagttaaaccagagtcccccagcatcccagcatgcttttcagccctgggctgggctatgctgtctgctccagacagcagagctggccctgcccctctgctctctagccagagcaggggcaggccgtggccagatgctggctggcatcacCCCCTAAGGCAAAGGGAACAGGGAGAGGGGTTATTTCTACCTCCCTCCCCTCTGGACCAGCCTGTcggtgctgctgagggtggatgcagaggggctgggccacaggggccaggcccttcccagtGGGTTGTAGCTTGGGCTGGAGCCGTAGGGGCTGAGCAGCTAGATTGCTCCCAGttccccatgcccaggccaggcaggggtgtCATGGAGCCTCAGCCAGCTGCAAAGGGCCCTTCCCTACCAGgccaagccagcttcccctcacctccagcagctactccccctcctgctcctgcccctactGCACCACTCTGAGTagggggaggaagctgcagcacagcaggaacaGGGACAATAACTGAGGCCCCTAAGAAAAAGCATTGGCAAAAGATGCTTGCACAATAGACAATTTCCATTTGCTGAATAGCTAAGTTTACTCTACTGTAAGCCAATACCAAACTACATGGGCCTGCTCCTACATTCCCATAATTAGCATCTGAATTAACAGTACCCCCAGAGAGGAATTTCATTTGTACAGGAGTTTTATCACATCAAGAAAATACAAAATTAGTTGTAATCATTACAGTCACAGAACCAGGAGCCAAAGTGAATGGCTATATATCATTAACATATATGCACAGCAGCAAATATTTGGAATTACATGTATTCACATAGTAATAAATATCTGCATCTCCCGCTTCTAGAATTACACACAATAACCCTGCTACCTTGAACAGCACTCTGAATGCATTATCAAATGAAGGAAAGCAGCTGAAGGATGAGATGTGAATTTTCAGGATTAActtccagaaaaaaatggaaataattctaGTAATTCCTAGACTAAGCAGGATTATTCAGCTAATAACATCACTCACTACCAAGAAGAAATGCAGGACAAAACTCTGTGTCTCAAATCCAACTCAGGTTTCCTGCATTAGCCAGTGAGGGCCCTGGGCCTTGCACCTATGATGGAACGATGTGCAGGATTAAGTCTAAAGAGAGGCAGGCCAATGGGAAGGCATTAGAAGGAAGGGGGAGCTAGGCAGGCAAAGGGGCTTTGTTATAGTTTGAGTCTTTACCAGTTAACTAAGGGGTGCCCTGAGTGATCACCATGCCTGGCAAGCAAGATACTGGCTGACAATGAAGAGAATGGAGACGTGGGTTGGCAGCAAGCTGTGTGAAAAAGTTTGTATCATAACAAGCACAGTGCAGTGCTTGGGTCTCAGCACTGTTTCTGATGTGTATTTCAGGGCCTTTGGCAGATCACTGGGTACATCTGGCGCAGGCTGTTGGAATTCCATATCAGGGGCTGGCAATTTTTGCTGGCAGGTGTCTAGAATAATCCAGCTGTGACTGGAAACAGGTGGGCATTAGAACCccgctgctgtcactgctcctccccactgcttAGCTGTGGGTAACACAAGTGTGGCAAAAGTCCTCCTCAGCCAAAGCCTATGTGGCCTGACTATCATGCAATACAAGGGAACACCCCTCTGTCACAGCCCCAGATGGCCAACTCCAGCACAGAACAGGGAGAGTCCTGCACCATCAAATGCTGCTGAAGCTACAGCTCCATGGGCTGAAACCAAAGACTCCATGGGCCACAGGTTGCCATCCCCTATTCTAAATACTCAAGATGCAGAAATATACCAAGTGGACATATTTTGCTTCAGCTCAATTTTGGCAGCTTTTTTTTTCATATAGACTAGTATAAATTATTCAAGTTTTACAAGTCTGTAACACTTTCACAATTGTGTTCTTGTCACAGATGTTGCCAGCCAAGACAATTGTAGTGGCTGCTGGAGACAAGGAACATGCGTTCTTTAACAGTACATGCTGGTACAACACAAGCTGCCAGATGAGCTTAGAAATCTATTTAGGAGACCAAACATTTATGTCCAGTTCAACAAACTACTTAAGTATGAGCATCACTTTAAAACACATGGAAAAGTCCAATTGCTCACCATATAATCTTAACATGTACCTTACTGAATGAGAATGAACTAAATACATACTTCAAATAAAGCATGTACTTAAAAACTTTGCTGACCAAGCACCTTAATCCAGGGGTAGCCAATTTACAGCACatgtgctccaagtggcacaggaagcctctgtgtgtggcctACAGCAGATTGGGAGGCgtcaggcagcacagtggcagacagagCAGGAAGTGGAAAGCAGAGGAGCACAGGTCAGGGAGCAGCAGATTATGCCTGGGAAGGGGATTAAAGTGGTActtaggggctagggacagacattttaaaagtctgagcctgaactgattcaatttttgcaggttaacctaatctggctaggctaaactggctTGTAACCA
This genomic window from Alligator mississippiensis isolate rAllMis1 chromosome 2, rAllMis1, whole genome shotgun sequence contains:
- the KIAA1549L gene encoding UPF0606 protein KIAA1549L homolog isoform X3, whose protein sequence is MAAREEQGAGPARGQWRAGRCAEGPGAARLRRLLLLLLVLLPGARAQHGTKQQQINVAPSTKSLANWRSRLSPTWPSMDIKSSSVADISMGQTLENANLLQMIKTTLTGTRTRIMDQTNFSPALYQGSGNSASQEPAEVSAESPFRPSSQDADEKAAVSGLPQLSMFATLSTTPSVTHSSTAVPSQLISLDTPSISKESTPGSGIPSTVPSPSFSSSPHTIIFAKSTVLPTKVPLSTDTESSINRDSSSSHVSANRGNSRSVGTAVNPSTVNHTLSRKGPRLLTGTTSLNIFGSTMVHLTKTLARESPLESTAFLSLHTSAPLSVMLYPSSQPVASKSASWLPIRRTSLSHSRDDVSSSRENLSNQPFKAVVTDKENYSSLTVSPEIFKNKSEIYTNNTLFLHTMDFLHTLLKVTSHQSSSALTNDMLGSLRPVFLSPASVSPLGVSHSTENKSSFTMPKTFFTDALNTSNAVFPAPANESDFLVKNATLPYSTDTTTSLITKANQTSNITALIKNATNYENTLMFSLVNISLPHSTVSANEVFSKEVTHAPPEANAMLPTEFEPPQLSDVSSMRAAAYRSFTRDTVAKIYTNMEANRVVPHDSQYSRPPSESPASEHTTRTTMLERILQTESMSPLTPVTSLATSTAGFSKFIHAIIKTSALYNSKTSQVSSPNGQSLADLIDNEESNVEASTIVTPRTEYLHLPPLNKSEVTSGQFSNASYSNAFTPIVSSELYKLSPYVPVTETTFSKASTVSISTAVPENSLDTTKSPKASALASKWPLTALISSGSSTKETAKMAITEVIPSTSSLETDYRGIDSAISHLQQQINNIRSKQTTISLTSATYTSATSNHNSSFSPVVGIKTKNFTNFNLYSSALEMSTVQYSSPSPTMVIPAAQSEKHINTPQNVTKLFTSRDVNLTSKSETSVHVFVPAAKDFAANGMSTVSSMLSSDTANAEKVSSTNTLYSTPSELGLASQFTGNWAVSADNEIVISDTQPTISPSLVVKSSSSSALISSPITEEYMTPGNQRDFSNNSLSEPSSQLTTIVQNPTILVPVPNEVTEGAPLQTPTTSALQSVIITSVHESPTPLTSAFLSTTNFTHSVITVLSSVSPGAIPTVGTSEAKPFTGESAPTSPVPTSSLFSLGTENTPLPPVMALSTLISTLAKNNTATKMTSILNSVATHTGFPFAPRNISMSPPRTATIFLTSKVSRVPGSTLGSTTHTPRQIETTVPDTMKITSSEITKTSTPYPLTITAALTSITASAKTTRLPPTPVESTSAAPATSSAAFANTTAVPALECQQSRNLMVKTVLLLNTRRLLISGSLKENVTKGLTLVLRQAFNQNVNAQVEILEQSNNVTVGYYVTQGRLVFIPAAVIEMLIAYGVSNATADIKQHVPNLQSVAVLALPWNPLPAYHFQLKTELQFVGQTDNIQSCKFVQTMEQRLQRAFQDAERKVLNTSNNLTVQILNTSNISQGVTLFYVVSNQSTTLNGTVSSNLLNQLSAELVGFYLTYPPLTIAESLEYPNLDVSESTRDYWVITVIQGVDITLLGLNNQSFARLMEQRLAPLFMMSHQQGRRFKRATTVGSYTVQMVKMQRIPGPKEPAELTYYTLYNAKPLLGTAAAKILSTVDSQRMALTLGYVIQVQADPVVKNPPNNLWIIAAVLAPIAVVTVIIIIITAVLCRKNKNDFKPDTMMNLPQRAKPVQGFDYAKQHLGQQGAEDEVLPVTQETVVLPLPVRDAPASQEREITQDGSTIKTAKSNETRKSRSPSQNGSVITNESGKPSSGRSSPQKVMAQQKVTKDEGRKRNGFKSSKNIVPISDEEEGDILFDNSIAKSAIDPFDTSSGSVQLIAIKPMALPPVHAASDRSQESAIINGEVNKALKQKSDIEHYRNKLRLKAKRKGYYDFPQVDNNKGLTERRKLYEKPQKEIDHGLDPEIDVSSPFAEPKNRQQMKNSVYRSRQSLNSPSPGETEMDLLVTRERPRRGIRNSGYDTEPEIIEETNVDRVNEPRNYTRSRQAKGHSETSTLSSQPSIDEVRQQMHMLLEEAFSLASAGHGGQNRQQDAYSSTQHLPYSEVVTSAPGTMSRPRGGVQWVPTYRPEMYQYSLPRPAYRFSQLPEMIMGSPPPPVPPRTGPVAVASLRRSTSDIGSKTRISEASVTEQAQHHDPTSFAPSSRAPVSMGPLDQSALNYSAYRNQAWMPYAGENELPGQWADSVPLPGYIEAYPRPRYPHNSPSRLHRQYSQPASMHPSLEQAPLPSTAASQQSLTENDPSDTPLTNISTAALVKAIREEVAKLAKKQTDMFEFQV